Below is a window of Brachyspira hampsonii DNA.
ATTTTATTTAGGCATTAATAATGATTTTTGCTTTGGTATCTTTATTTGGTCAATAATAAGTGAAAGGAGGTTTATGAAAAATAGAGAAGACTATTAAGATTACAGAGGCAGTTACAATGGATGTTATTATTACATAGATGATGATAATCAATTAACAAAATAATTTAAGAAAATATATAAATTAAAAGGAGAAAACAATTATGAAAAACAAAATAAGTAAAAAAGTAGTAATATTAATCTCAATAGCAATTATGGTTTTAGGTTCAATGTCATTATTCGCTCAATACGGCAGAGGTTATGGTGCAGGTTACGGAAGAGGATATGGCAGAGGTTATGGTGCAGGTTATGGTGATGGAAGAGGATGTGTATATGGTCAAGGCGGTTATGGAAGAGGCGGATGCGGATACGGCAGAGGTTATGGTGCAGGTTACGGAAGAGGATATGGAAGAGGCTACGGATATTATGGTGCTGCACTTACTCAAGAGCAAATTGATCAAGTAAGAAGCATACAGGACAAATATTTTCCTCAAATGGACAGTTTAAGAATGGAAATATATACTCAGACTCAAAATATAAATACTGAAATGAGAAAAGAAACTCCAGATCAAAATGCTATCAATGCGGCAATAGATGCAAGAAGTAAAGCTTCAGCAGATTTACAAAAATTAAGAACTCAATGCTTTTTAGAAATAGACAAAGTATACCAAAATAAATAATTTTTTTAATCGCTCAACTTTATACCCCGTGTAATATATTGTTATGCGGGGACTATTTTTTATATTGCTTTATTGCACAATGGTTATATAATAGTAATATAAAACAATTAGGAGGGTATATATGAAAATATTTTTATTATTTTTGACTATTGCAAGTTTAGCCTTTTCACAATATCATTATTCTCCGGCTAATAGAGTAGGTAATGTCAGACCTTTTATACCATCTACGGCAAAAACTGCCATACCGTTATATCCGTATAAAAATGATCTTTCTAAACCGAGATTTGCAAATCCGGGATATACTAAAAGTTATTACAGAAACGGAAGATTTCATTACTTTGGAAGCGGCTATATGAGTTATTGGGATAGACAGAAATTAAGAGATATAGACGGCAGATATTCTCCTAGATACAGAATGCTTGAAAATCAGATGAGAATAAATAACTCTACTATTAAATCTCAAATACATCAGAGGAATCCTAATAATAATGTTGTAAATAGTGCTGTAAATGATAATTTTAGAATAGAAATGGAAATGCAGATGATTAGAACTTTAAGAGAGCTTGATATTAATAGAACTTTTAAATGATTTAGATTATTATTTTTATAAAGGTGCATTTTTTTATTAATGCACCTTTTTTATATTATC
It encodes the following:
- a CDS encoding Spy/CpxP family protein refolding chaperone encodes the protein MKNKISKKVVILISIAIMVLGSMSLFAQYGRGYGAGYGRGYGRGYGAGYGDGRGCVYGQGGYGRGGCGYGRGYGAGYGRGYGRGYGYYGAALTQEQIDQVRSIQDKYFPQMDSLRMEIYTQTQNINTEMRKETPDQNAINAAIDARSKASADLQKLRTQCFLEIDKVYQNK